A genomic stretch from Cellulomonas sp. KRMCY2 includes:
- the dnaE gene encoding DNA polymerase III subunit alpha — MADAGGSDFVHLHAHTEYSMLDGAARLGDLFVEVNRQGQKAIAMTDHGYLFGAYDFWSKATAAGIKPIIGLEAYLTPGTSRHDRTRVKWGEQHQKSDDVSANGSYTHITLLAKTTQGMHNLFRLGSLASLEGQMGKAPRMDRELLSTYGTGLIGTTGCPSGEVQTRLRLGQYDQALRAAGDFQDIFGRDSYYVELMDHGLDIERRVQKDLLRIAQEIGAPLIATNDLHYVTREDAASQEALLCINSGSTLSDPDRFKFDGDGYYVRSAQEMRRLWAELPEACDNTLLVAEQCSVEFATDANYMPNYPCPAGETETSWFVKEVEKGLHYRYPGGIPDEVRARAVYETEVITQMGFPGYFLVVADFINWAKDNGIRVGPGRGSGAGSMAAYAMRITDLDPLQHGLIFERFLNPDRVSMPDFDVDFDERRRGEVIRYVTEKYGEDRVAQIVTYGTIKAKQALKDSSRLLGFPFAMGEKLTKAMPPAIMGKDISLSGIFNPEDKRYAEAEEFRQIHATDPDAQRVVELAKGIEGLKRQWGVHAAGVIMSSEPLIDIIPVMRRPQDGAMITQFDYPTCEGLGLIKMDFLGLRNLTILDDALANIAMNGKTPIDVESLTLDDPATYELLGRGDTLGVFQLDGGGMRTLLRLMRPDTFEDISAVGALYRPGPMGANSHTNYALRKNGMQPVVPIHPELAEPLEEILGATHGLIVYQEQVMAVAQKVAGYTLGQADILRRAMGKKKKSELDQQFEKFSGGMRERGYSMAAVTMLWDILLPFSDYAFNKAHSAAYGVVSYWTAYLKANYPTEYMAALLTSVRDDKDKSALYLGECRHMGITVLPPDVNSSSANFTAVGVDIRFGLTAVRNVGANVVDAIVAARESKGEFASFTDFLDKVPAVVCNKRTIESLIKAGAFDSLAPSRRALLLVHEQAVDAVIGVKRKEAEGQFDLFAGFGGAPDDAGALSFTVDVPAVPDWDKKQRLAFEREMLGLYVSDHPLSGLEHVLAAAADCSIATLMADDTRADGSMVTVCGLITSLQRKMSKNGNPWAAVTLEDIDGSVEIMFFGETYLAYSTALAEDAVVTIRGRVRRRDETMQLQAVEVWLPDVSSVETKPVTITLPVSRCTPPVVERLREILGTHPGVTEVHLRLTQPGRSTVMRLEEGLRIDRSPALFGDLKALLGPGCLAT; from the coding sequence ATGGCTGACGCGGGTGGATCGGACTTCGTCCACCTGCACGCGCACACCGAGTACTCGATGCTCGACGGTGCGGCACGGCTGGGCGACCTCTTCGTCGAGGTGAACCGGCAGGGCCAGAAGGCCATCGCCATGACCGACCACGGCTACCTCTTCGGTGCGTACGACTTCTGGTCGAAGGCGACCGCGGCCGGCATCAAGCCGATCATCGGCCTCGAGGCGTACCTGACTCCCGGGACGAGCCGGCACGACCGGACGAGGGTCAAGTGGGGTGAGCAGCACCAGAAGTCGGACGACGTGTCGGCGAACGGCTCCTACACGCACATCACGCTGCTCGCGAAGACCACGCAGGGCATGCACAACCTGTTCCGCCTCGGTTCGCTCGCCTCGCTCGAGGGCCAGATGGGCAAGGCACCCCGGATGGACCGGGAGCTCCTGTCCACCTACGGCACGGGTCTGATCGGGACCACCGGCTGCCCGTCGGGTGAGGTCCAGACCAGGCTGCGGCTCGGGCAGTACGACCAGGCCCTGCGGGCAGCGGGCGACTTCCAGGACATCTTCGGTCGTGACAGCTACTACGTGGAGCTGATGGACCACGGCCTGGACATCGAGCGTCGGGTGCAGAAGGACCTGCTGCGCATCGCCCAGGAGATCGGCGCGCCCCTGATCGCGACGAACGACCTGCACTACGTCACGCGCGAGGACGCGGCCTCCCAGGAGGCGCTGCTGTGCATCAACTCGGGCTCGACGCTGTCCGACCCGGACCGGTTCAAGTTCGACGGCGACGGCTACTACGTCAGGTCCGCCCAGGAGATGCGCCGCCTGTGGGCCGAGCTGCCCGAGGCGTGCGACAACACCCTGCTGGTCGCCGAGCAGTGCAGCGTCGAGTTCGCCACGGACGCCAACTACATGCCGAACTACCCCTGCCCGGCGGGGGAGACGGAGACCTCCTGGTTCGTCAAGGAGGTCGAGAAGGGGCTGCACTACCGCTACCCGGGTGGCATCCCGGACGAGGTCCGGGCGCGGGCGGTCTACGAGACCGAGGTCATCACCCAGATGGGCTTCCCGGGGTACTTCCTCGTCGTCGCCGACTTCATCAACTGGGCGAAGGACAACGGGATCCGGGTCGGGCCCGGCCGTGGCTCGGGTGCCGGGTCGATGGCTGCCTACGCGATGCGGATCACGGACCTCGACCCGCTGCAGCACGGGCTGATCTTCGAGCGCTTCCTCAACCCGGACCGCGTCTCGATGCCCGACTTCGACGTGGACTTCGACGAGCGCCGCCGCGGCGAGGTCATCCGGTACGTGACCGAGAAGTACGGCGAGGACCGCGTCGCCCAGATCGTCACCTACGGCACGATCAAGGCGAAGCAGGCGCTCAAGGACTCGAGCCGGCTGCTCGGCTTCCCCTTCGCGATGGGGGAGAAGCTCACCAAGGCGATGCCCCCGGCGATCATGGGCAAGGACATCAGCCTCTCCGGGATCTTCAACCCCGAGGACAAGCGGTACGCCGAGGCCGAGGAGTTCCGCCAGATCCATGCCACCGACCCCGACGCGCAGCGCGTGGTCGAGCTCGCCAAGGGCATCGAGGGCCTGAAGCGCCAGTGGGGCGTGCACGCGGCCGGCGTGATCATGTCGAGCGAGCCGCTGATCGACATCATCCCGGTCATGCGCCGCCCGCAGGACGGCGCGATGATCACGCAGTTCGACTACCCGACCTGTGAAGGCCTCGGCCTGATCAAGATGGACTTCCTCGGGCTGCGCAACCTGACGATCCTGGATGACGCGCTGGCCAACATCGCGATGAACGGCAAGACGCCGATCGACGTCGAGTCGCTCACGCTGGATGATCCGGCCACGTACGAGCTTCTCGGTCGGGGCGACACGCTCGGTGTCTTCCAGCTCGACGGCGGTGGGATGCGGACCCTGCTCCGGCTCATGCGGCCCGACACCTTCGAAGACATCTCAGCGGTCGGCGCGCTCTACCGGCCGGGTCCGATGGGTGCCAACTCGCACACCAACTACGCGCTGCGCAAGAACGGCATGCAGCCGGTCGTGCCGATCCACCCGGAGCTCGCCGAGCCGCTCGAGGAGATCCTCGGCGCCACCCATGGCCTGATCGTCTATCAGGAGCAGGTCATGGCCGTCGCCCAGAAGGTCGCGGGCTACACGCTCGGCCAGGCGGACATCCTGCGCCGCGCGATGGGCAAGAAGAAGAAGTCCGAGCTCGACCAGCAGTTCGAGAAGTTCTCCGGCGGGATGCGCGAGCGCGGCTACTCGATGGCCGCCGTCACGATGCTGTGGGACATCCTGCTGCCGTTCTCGGACTACGCCTTCAACAAGGCGCACTCCGCCGCGTACGGCGTCGTCTCGTACTGGACGGCCTACCTCAAGGCCAACTACCCGACCGAGTACATGGCCGCGCTGCTCACCAGCGTGCGCGACGACAAGGACAAGTCGGCGCTGTACCTGGGGGAGTGCCGGCACATGGGCATCACGGTGCTCCCGCCGGACGTCAACTCCTCGTCCGCCAACTTCACCGCCGTCGGGGTGGACATCCGGTTCGGCCTGACGGCTGTGCGCAACGTCGGTGCCAATGTCGTCGACGCGATCGTGGCGGCGCGGGAGAGCAAGGGTGAGTTCGCCTCGTTCACCGACTTCCTCGACAAGGTGCCGGCGGTGGTCTGCAACAAGCGCACCATCGAGTCGCTGATCAAGGCCGGCGCGTTCGACTCCCTCGCACCGAGCCGGCGGGCCCTGCTCCTGGTGCACGAGCAGGCCGTCGACGCCGTCATTGGCGTCAAGCGCAAGGAGGCCGAGGGGCAGTTCGACCTCTTCGCCGGCTTCGGCGGGGCGCCCGACGACGCCGGGGCGCTGTCCTTCACGGTCGACGTGCCGGCGGTCCCGGACTGGGACAAGAAGCAGCGGCTCGCCTTCGAGCGGGAGATGCTCGGCCTGTACGTCTCGGACCACCCCCTCTCGGGTCTCGAGCACGTGCTTGCCGCCGCGGCCGACTGCTCGATCGCCACGTTGATGGCCGACGACACGCGTGCCGACGGCTCGATGGTCACCGTGTGCGGACTGATCACGTCGCTCCAGCGCAAGATGTCCAAGAACGGGAACCCCTGGGCTGCGGTGACGCTCGAGGACATCGACGGCTCGGTCGAGATCATGTTCTTCGGTGAGACGTACCTGGCGTACTCGACGGCGCTCGCCGAGGATGCCGTCGTCACGATCCGTGGCCGGGTCAGGCGGCGCGACGAGACGATGCAGCTGCAGGCCGTCGAGGTCTGGCTGCCCGATGTCTCGTCGGTCGAGACCAAGCCGGTGACGATCACCCTGCCGGTCTCGCGCTGCACCCCGCCCGTCGTCGAGCGCCTGCGCGAGATCCTCGGCACCCATCCCGGTGTGACCGAGGTGCACCTGCGTCTGACCCAGCCCGGCCGGTCCACGGTCATGCGGCTCGAGGAGGGGTTGCGGATCGACCGGTCCCCGGCGCTCTTCGGCGACCTCAAGGCGCTGCTCGGTCCGGGCTGCCTCGCCACCTGA
- a CDS encoding RluA family pseudouridine synthase: MSSLRSLPVPDGLAGERVDAGLSRLLGVSRTRAADLAAAGLVVLDGQPVGKSDRLVAGAWLEVDVDALDDAATAASVLGNSEPVPGMRVVYEDDDLLVVDKPVGVAAHASPGWTGPTVVGALAAAGYRLASSGPAERQGVVHRLDVGTSGLMVVAKSEHAYSALKRAFKQRTVEKIYHAVVQGHPEPTTGTIDAPIGRHPSSDYKFAVTAAGKPSVTHYEVLEMVPAASLVEVHLETGRTHQIRVHMAALRHPCVGDVTYGADPALAARLGLTRQWLHAMRLAFEHPSTGRRLEVTSEYPEDLATALAILRDTYT, translated from the coding sequence GTGAGCTCCCTGCGGTCCCTCCCGGTCCCGGACGGCCTGGCCGGAGAGCGGGTCGACGCCGGCCTCTCGCGGCTGCTCGGAGTCTCGCGGACCCGGGCCGCCGACCTGGCCGCCGCCGGTCTCGTCGTGCTCGACGGGCAGCCGGTCGGCAAGTCCGACCGCCTCGTCGCCGGCGCGTGGCTCGAGGTGGACGTGGACGCGCTCGACGACGCAGCGACCGCCGCGTCCGTGCTCGGCAACTCCGAGCCCGTGCCCGGGATGCGCGTGGTCTACGAGGACGACGACCTGCTCGTCGTCGACAAGCCCGTCGGGGTCGCGGCGCACGCGTCCCCCGGCTGGACCGGGCCGACGGTCGTCGGCGCGCTCGCTGCTGCGGGGTACCGGTTGGCGAGCTCCGGGCCGGCCGAGCGCCAGGGTGTCGTCCACCGGCTCGACGTCGGGACGTCCGGCCTCATGGTCGTGGCCAAGAGCGAGCACGCGTACTCCGCCCTCAAGCGCGCCTTCAAGCAGCGCACGGTCGAGAAGATCTACCACGCCGTGGTCCAGGGCCACCCGGAGCCGACCACCGGCACGATCGACGCGCCGATCGGCCGGCACCCCAGCTCGGACTACAAGTTCGCCGTCACCGCAGCGGGCAAGCCGTCGGTCACGCACTACGAGGTCCTGGAGATGGTGCCGGCGGCCTCGTTGGTCGAGGTCCACCTCGAGACCGGTCGGACACACCAGATCCGGGTGCACATGGCGGCCCTGCGGCACCCGTGCGTCGGTGACGTGACCTATGGCGCCGACCCCGCGCTGGCGGCGCGGCTCGGTCTGACCCGGCAGTGGCTGCACGCCATGCGGCTCGCCTTCGAGCACCCGTCGACCGGACGCCGGCTCGAGGTCACCAGCGAGTACCCGGAGGACCTGGCCACGGCCCTCGCCATCCTGCGCGACACCTACACGTAG
- the lspA gene encoding signal peptidase II codes for MRSTRRPLVLILLALAVLVLVADQLTKVWAVQSLVEGERTPLIGDLLGLSLLYNPGAALSIATGMTWLLTIVAAAVSVVILRVAKRLGSRGWTVALGLLLGGALGNLVDRLLREPGFARGHVVDFIAYGDIFVGNVADIAIVLAALLIVALSMRGIGVDGSRPVPVPADGVEPAGADLSDAAPGDPSDAGLDERPESVADGLAEATADAPSESRPEVRTVDARAEEL; via the coding sequence GTGCGCAGCACCCGTCGCCCGCTCGTCCTGATCCTGCTCGCCCTGGCTGTCCTGGTCCTGGTGGCTGACCAGCTGACCAAGGTCTGGGCGGTCCAGTCCCTCGTCGAGGGTGAGCGGACGCCGCTGATCGGTGATCTCCTCGGTCTGAGCCTGCTGTACAACCCTGGCGCCGCACTGAGCATCGCCACCGGGATGACCTGGCTCCTGACGATCGTGGCAGCGGCGGTCTCGGTGGTGATCCTTCGGGTGGCCAAGCGGCTCGGGTCGCGTGGCTGGACCGTCGCGCTCGGGCTGCTGCTCGGCGGCGCGCTGGGCAACCTCGTCGATCGGCTGCTGCGGGAGCCGGGCTTCGCCCGCGGCCACGTGGTGGACTTCATCGCCTACGGCGACATCTTCGTCGGCAACGTCGCGGACATCGCCATCGTCCTGGCGGCCCTGCTCATCGTCGCGCTGAGCATGCGGGGCATCGGCGTCGACGGCAGCCGGCCGGTCCCGGTCCCTGCGGACGGCGTCGAGCCCGCCGGTGCGGACCTGTCGGATGCCGCGCCCGGCGACCCGTCGGATGCCGGGCTCGACGAGCGGCCGGAGTCCGTTGCCGACGGCCTGGCCGAAGCCACGGCCGACGCGCCGTCGGAGTCCCGCCCCGAGGTACGTACGGTCGATGCGCGGGCGGAGGAGCTGTGA
- a CDS encoding TraR/DksA family transcriptional regulator — MAADDALSATIDPGTVHEMPDLAKVVRTFPVREGEKPWTVKEVRAIAEELALDIARLRVELTEADAELSALLRYSGDGAGDDQADSGSSALEREQELTLVNNTRDLLEQNVHALRRVGAAGFGTCETCGEPIGKARLQAFPRATLCVSCKARQERR, encoded by the coding sequence ATGGCCGCCGACGACGCCCTGAGCGCGACGATCGACCCCGGGACCGTCCACGAGATGCCCGACCTGGCCAAGGTCGTGCGTACGTTCCCCGTCCGCGAGGGCGAGAAGCCGTGGACCGTCAAGGAGGTCCGCGCGATCGCCGAGGAGCTCGCGCTGGACATCGCGCGACTCCGGGTCGAGCTCACCGAGGCCGACGCCGAGCTGTCCGCCCTGCTGCGCTACTCGGGTGACGGTGCGGGTGATGATCAGGCCGACTCGGGTTCGAGCGCGCTGGAGCGCGAGCAGGAGCTGACGCTCGTCAACAACACGCGTGATCTGCTCGAGCAGAACGTGCACGCCCTGCGCCGCGTCGGGGCAGCGGGCTTCGGCACCTGTGAGACCTGTGGCGAGCCGATCGGCAAGGCTCGCCTCCAGGCGTTCCCCCGGGCGACCCTCTGCGTGAGCTGCAAGGCCCGCCAGGAGCGTCGCTGA
- a CDS encoding DivIVA domain-containing protein, which produces MALLTADDVLNKKFQATKFREGYDQDEVDDFLDEIVNTLRAVTAENDDLKAKLAAAERRIAELSRSGAANAAPVQASPFAQTQSEPVAEPEPAPAPAPVVAAAPAPTAVQERVTAAAAPQRVSEPESATGMLQLAQKLHDDYVRSGQEEGDRIITDAKSQATRIVREAEETSNRTLAQLEQERSLLERKIDELRVFERDYRTRLKSYLENLLGDLDARGSSVAPRPGSTGDQGLGFNG; this is translated from the coding sequence ATGGCTCTGCTCACCGCAGACGACGTCCTGAACAAGAAGTTCCAGGCGACCAAGTTCCGGGAGGGCTACGACCAGGACGAAGTCGACGACTTCCTGGACGAGATCGTCAACACGCTCAGGGCGGTCACGGCAGAGAACGACGACCTCAAGGCGAAGCTTGCCGCCGCTGAGCGCCGGATCGCCGAGCTGAGCCGTTCGGGTGCAGCCAACGCGGCGCCGGTCCAGGCGTCGCCGTTCGCGCAGACGCAGTCCGAGCCGGTGGCGGAGCCCGAGCCGGCTCCCGCGCCTGCACCGGTCGTCGCCGCCGCGCCGGCACCGACGGCTGTCCAGGAGCGCGTCACGGCCGCTGCCGCACCGCAGCGGGTGAGCGAGCCGGAGTCCGCCACCGGGATGCTCCAGCTGGCCCAGAAGCTGCACGACGACTACGTGCGATCGGGCCAGGAGGAGGGCGACCGGATCATCACGGACGCCAAGTCCCAGGCAACGCGCATCGTGCGGGAGGCCGAGGAGACCTCGAACCGGACGCTCGCCCAGCTCGAGCAGGAGCGCAGCCTCCTCGAGCGCAAGATCGACGAGCTCCGGGTCTTCGAGCGGGACTACCGGACCCGCCTGAAGAGCTACCTGGAGAACCTGCTCGGCGACCTGGATGCGCGCGGCAGCTCGGTCGCCCCGCGGCCCGGCAGCACGGGCGACCAGGGCCTCGGCTTCAACGGCTGA
- a CDS encoding YggT family protein — MFGAVADVLYLVVWLFVLIMFVRLVLEWVQAFARDWRPRGVWIVVFEVVYTVTDPPLRLVRRFVPPLTIGAFRLDLAFMIVLIACYILMALLSAV; from the coding sequence ATGTTCGGAGCCGTTGCCGACGTCCTGTACCTGGTCGTGTGGCTCTTCGTCCTGATCATGTTCGTGCGACTGGTCCTCGAGTGGGTCCAGGCCTTCGCCCGCGACTGGCGGCCGCGCGGTGTGTGGATCGTGGTCTTCGAGGTCGTCTACACCGTGACCGACCCGCCGCTCCGTCTGGTCCGGCGCTTCGTCCCGCCGCTGACGATCGGCGCGTTCCGGCTCGACCTGGCCTTCATGATCGTGCTGATCGCGTGCTACATCCTGATGGCGCTGCTGAGCGCCGTCTGA
- a CDS encoding cell division protein SepF codes for MAGALRKTMLYLGLAEDDRPAEGDEYVDEYDQEYTVPHEYEADVTPINRASSRGQVAAGQGHAQAPELRRITTIHPRSYNDARVIGEAFRSGTPVIMNLSEMTDADAKRLVDFSAGLIFGLHGAIERVTSKVFLLSPEHVEVTSEEQVVAGEQRAGFYNQS; via the coding sequence ATGGCCGGAGCGCTGCGCAAGACGATGCTGTACCTGGGTCTGGCCGAGGACGACCGGCCGGCCGAGGGCGACGAGTACGTCGACGAGTACGACCAGGAGTACACCGTGCCGCACGAGTATGAGGCCGACGTGACGCCGATCAACCGAGCGTCCTCCCGCGGGCAGGTCGCCGCAGGTCAGGGACATGCCCAGGCGCCCGAGCTGCGCCGCATCACCACCATCCACCCGCGCTCGTACAACGACGCGCGCGTCATCGGCGAGGCCTTCCGGTCAGGCACGCCGGTCATCATGAACCTGTCCGAGATGACCGACGCGGACGCCAAGCGCCTCGTCGACTTCTCGGCCGGACTGATCTTCGGACTGCACGGTGCCATCGAGCGGGTCACCAGCAAGGTGTTCCTGCTGTCGCCCGAGCACGTCGAGGTCACGAGCGAGGAGCAGGTCGTCGCCGGCGAGCAGCGCGCCGGCTTCTACAACCAGAGCTGA
- a CDS encoding polyphenol oxidase family protein: protein MTSAAPALLEVDLGQGVRAAFTTATPDPAQPDPAQPDGAAQNLSLVLGDDEHRVLARRARLEAWVGAPIAYPHQVHGAQVHVCRSPPTSQEPVAVADALVTTLDTLALAVLVADCVPVLLADERAGVVAAVHAGRRGVVAGAVPAAVAVMVAHGARVGHIRAAVGPAVCGRCYEVPADLRREVDAAVPGSASTTSWGTPALDLPVAVTRQLMSCGIGQIVAVGGCTLTDERWFSHRGSSVDGSRRPHGRFAGVVRLLPRS, encoded by the coding sequence GTGACGTCTGCGGCACCCGCCCTGCTCGAGGTCGATCTCGGGCAGGGCGTCCGTGCCGCCTTCACGACTGCGACGCCCGATCCCGCTCAGCCCGATCCCGCTCAGCCCGACGGGGCGGCACAGAACCTCAGTCTCGTCCTCGGCGACGACGAGCACCGGGTCCTGGCGCGTCGGGCGAGGCTCGAGGCATGGGTCGGTGCACCGATCGCCTATCCGCATCAGGTCCATGGCGCGCAGGTGCACGTGTGTCGCAGCCCGCCGACGTCCCAGGAGCCCGTCGCCGTGGCCGACGCGCTGGTCACGACCCTCGACACGCTCGCGCTCGCGGTGCTGGTCGCGGACTGCGTGCCGGTCCTGCTGGCGGACGAGCGCGCCGGCGTGGTGGCGGCCGTGCACGCCGGACGGCGTGGGGTGGTCGCCGGTGCGGTCCCGGCAGCCGTGGCCGTCATGGTCGCCCACGGCGCCCGGGTCGGCCACATCCGGGCGGCCGTCGGGCCGGCGGTGTGCGGCCGGTGCTACGAGGTGCCGGCCGATCTCCGGCGCGAGGTCGACGCGGCCGTCCCGGGCAGCGCCTCGACGACGTCCTGGGGCACGCCTGCCCTCGACCTGCCGGTCGCCGTGACCCGTCAGCTGATGTCCTGCGGCATCGGGCAGATCGTTGCCGTCGGAGGCTGCACGCTGACCGACGAGCGCTGGTTCTCGCACCGCGGGTCGAGCGTCGACGGCTCACGCCGGCCGCACGGGCGCTTCGCCGGTGTCGTCAGGCTCCTGCCGCGATCCTGA
- the ftsZ gene encoding cell division protein FtsZ, which translates to MAAPQNYLAVIKVVGIGGGGVNAVNRMIEVGLKGVEFIAINTDAQALLMSDADVKLDVGRELTRGLGAGADPEVGKKAAEDHAEEIEDVLRGADMVFVTAGEGGGTGTGGAPVVARIARGLGALTIGVVTRPFTFEGRRRSVQAETGIDGLRSEVDTLIVIPNDRLLSISDRSVSVLDAFHSADQVLLSGVQGITDLITTPGLINLDFADVKSIMQGAGSALMGIGSARGDDRAVQAAELAISSPLLEASIDGAHGVLLSIQGGSDLGLFEINEAARLVQEAAHPEANIIFGAVIDDALGDEVRVTVIAAGFDSGSPTIRRDSRALGQVSGSPRTPAAEQHPVRPTSSDLPPSIPTPQSGSEGWRTTPAHAGAARPVPSGDGAAHEEISVPSFLTDDHTPGTGAVEVPRVFEDRASRRSNDDLDLPDFLKNPQ; encoded by the coding sequence GTGGCAGCTCCGCAGAACTACCTGGCGGTCATCAAGGTGGTCGGGATCGGCGGCGGTGGCGTCAACGCCGTCAACCGGATGATCGAGGTCGGCCTCAAGGGTGTCGAGTTCATCGCGATCAACACCGACGCCCAGGCGCTGCTGATGTCCGACGCGGACGTGAAGCTGGACGTCGGCCGCGAGCTCACCCGCGGCCTGGGCGCGGGTGCGGACCCCGAGGTCGGCAAGAAGGCGGCTGAGGACCACGCCGAGGAGATCGAGGACGTGCTGCGCGGCGCGGACATGGTCTTCGTCACCGCAGGTGAGGGTGGCGGTACGGGCACCGGCGGGGCGCCTGTCGTCGCGCGCATCGCCCGCGGGCTCGGTGCCCTGACGATCGGTGTCGTCACGCGCCCGTTCACCTTCGAGGGCCGGCGTCGCTCGGTGCAGGCGGAGACCGGCATCGACGGCTTGCGCTCCGAGGTCGACACGCTCATCGTCATCCCCAACGACCGCCTGCTGTCGATCTCGGACCGATCGGTCTCGGTCCTCGACGCCTTCCACTCCGCCGACCAGGTGCTGCTCTCCGGTGTCCAGGGCATCACCGATCTGATCACGACCCCCGGCCTGATCAACCTCGACTTCGCGGACGTCAAGAGCATCATGCAGGGCGCAGGCAGCGCCCTGATGGGCATCGGGTCGGCTCGCGGCGACGACCGCGCCGTCCAGGCTGCCGAGCTCGCGATCTCCTCGCCGCTGCTCGAGGCGAGCATCGACGGTGCGCACGGCGTCCTGCTCTCGATCCAGGGCGGCTCGGACCTCGGCCTCTTCGAGATCAACGAGGCAGCACGGCTGGTCCAGGAGGCGGCCCACCCGGAGGCCAACATCATCTTCGGTGCGGTCATCGACGACGCGCTCGGCGACGAGGTCCGCGTCACTGTCATCGCGGCCGGCTTCGACAGCGGGTCCCCGACGATCCGTCGCGACAGCAGGGCGCTCGGCCAGGTCAGCGGTTCCCCCCGCACACCCGCTGCCGAGCAGCACCCGGTGCGCCCGACGTCGAGCGACCTGCCGCCGAGCATCCCCACCCCGCAGAGCGGGTCGGAGGGCTGGCGTACGACCCCGGCACACGCCGGTGCCGCGCGTCCGGTGCCGTCCGGCGACGGCGCGGCCCACGAGGAGATCTCGGTGCCGTCGTTCCTGACGGACGACCACACGCCCGGCACCGGCGCGGTCGAGGTCCCTCGGGTCTTCGAGGACCGCGCGTCGCGCCGCAGCAACGACGATCTCGACCTGCCCGACTTCCTCAAGAACCCGCAGTGA
- a CDS encoding cell division protein FtsQ/DivIB encodes MAGGQGSAPGQSASTELITGPRAWQPVRPPVVSSGSAARFAERAAMRRRLTRQRIWLAAGAVGFAALLGWLLLVSPVLALDLAQVRIQGQGTVVDAAAVAAVVDPHAGTPLPRLDTVALRRAVLDVPGVRAAEVTREWPHGLLVTVVSREPVAAVPQDDGGFALLDVEGIQVGRSDVPPDGLPVISVPLDDPDARAMTAVLAVLQQLPDDLAAQVATASADSQDTVSFGLRDGATVEWGSADQTALKVTVLATLRAAPASQTASVFDVSAPTWPITRS; translated from the coding sequence GTGGCCGGCGGCCAGGGCTCCGCACCCGGCCAGAGCGCCTCGACCGAGCTGATCACCGGGCCACGGGCCTGGCAGCCGGTGCGCCCACCGGTGGTCTCGAGCGGGTCGGCCGCGAGGTTCGCCGAGCGTGCCGCCATGCGCCGTCGCCTGACCCGGCAGCGTATCTGGCTCGCGGCCGGTGCGGTCGGGTTCGCGGCGCTCCTCGGCTGGCTGCTGCTCGTCTCGCCGGTGCTCGCCCTGGACCTGGCGCAGGTCCGCATCCAAGGACAGGGGACGGTCGTCGACGCCGCGGCGGTGGCGGCGGTCGTCGATCCGCACGCCGGGACCCCCCTGCCGCGTCTCGACACGGTGGCGCTGCGGCGTGCTGTGCTCGACGTCCCGGGCGTCCGGGCCGCCGAGGTCACCCGGGAGTGGCCGCACGGCCTGCTGGTCACGGTCGTCTCGCGCGAGCCGGTCGCCGCCGTGCCGCAGGACGACGGCGGCTTCGCGCTGCTCGACGTCGAGGGGATCCAGGTCGGGCGCTCCGATGTGCCGCCGGACGGGCTCCCGGTCATCTCGGTCCCCCTCGACGACCCCGACGCCCGCGCGATGACAGCGGTGCTCGCGGTGCTCCAGCAGCTCCCGGACGATCTCGCCGCCCAGGTGGCGACGGCGTCCGCCGACAGCCAGGACACGGTCAGCTTCGGTCTCCGCGACGGTGCGACGGTGGAGTGGGGGAGTGCGGACCAGACAGCCCTCAAGGTCACCGTGCTGGCGACTCTGCGCGCCGCACCGGCCAGCCAGACGGCCTCGGTCTTCGACGTGTCGGCGCCGACGTGGCCGATCACGCGCTCCTGA